The window GGGAGTCAGCCGTACTCCGTGATCTTCGGTCCGCTTCGGCGCGGACCGTGATCACTTGCGCGTCCACCCGTGATCACCGTCAGATGCCGTGCTTCTTCAGGATCGCCTCGATGTCGCTGAAGTCGTCGTCGCCCCCGGACGCCGCCCGCTTCGCGGCGGGCCTGCCGGACGGGCGGGCGGCCTGTCCCGGTCCCAGCGAGGGCGCCGACGCCGCCGGGGCCACCGCGCCCCGCTCCGCGCCCCGGGCCGCCTCCTTGCGCTCCTTGCGTGTGCCGCCGCGGCGGCGCTCCACCGCCCGGGTCGACGCGAAGAGCAGCCAGGCGGCGCCGAGCAGGCCGAAGCCCGCCCAGGCGGTCGGGCTGAAGGCGGTGCCGGCGAGCCAGCCGACGACGCCGGTCATCGCCAGGGCGACCGGGATCAGGGAGTAGGCGGCGATACGGGCCGCGGCGAGGAAGCGGCGCCGGTAGGCCGTCACCGCGGCGATGCCCAGGCCGGCCGCGGAAACGGCGGAACATACGGTCTCGGCAATCATCCGGTCCTCCAGGCGGGCTCACCGGTCGGGGTGGTTCGTCCCTTCCATCCTGCACCGCCCACCCGTGGGGAAGCCATGTTCCGAGCGGACTTCAGGGTGATCTCCGGGTCGTCTCCTCCGCTGGTCCCGGTGGGGCCATCACGTGTGATCCCGGTTGGGCCGCCCGCTTCGGGCCTGGAAGACTGTCCGCATGAGCGACTCCTCCTCCGCGCACGCCCCTGTCCCGGTTCTCGACGTCTGGTGCGAGTTGCAGTGCCCCGACTGCCGTACCGCTCTCGACGACCTGCGTGCCCTGCGCGCCCGGTACGGGGACCGGCTGGAGCTGCGGCTGCGGCACTTCCCGCTGGAGAAGCACCCGCACTCCTTCGCCGCCGCGCAGGCCGCGGAGGAGGCCGCCGAGCAGGGGCAGGGGTGGCCGTACGTGGAGGCGGTGCTGGGCCGGGTCGAGCGGCTGGCCCGCGAGGGCGAGCCCGTCCTGATCGAGGTGGCCCGTGAACTGGGCCTGGACGCCGAGGAGTTCGACACCGCGCTGATCGACGGCCGGCACATCCTGATCGTCGACGCCGACCACGCCGAGGGCAAGGCGATCGGCGTGACCGGCACGCCGACGTACGTGGTGGGGGGCGAGCTCCTGGACGGCGGCAAGAGCCAGGAGGGGCTGCGCGAGCGCATCGAGGAGATCGTGGACCGGCTGCTGGCCGAGGCCGGGCAGGGGAGCTGACCGGCCCGTCCGGCCCCCGCTCCACGGGGCGCCTTAGAGGTGTCTCAGAGCAGTTCCTTGTAGACGGCGCGCACCACGGGCCGGTAGCCGAGGGACTCGTACAGCCGCTCGGCCGGGGTGTTGCCAGCGAAGACGTTGAGGCCCAGGACGTGCCGGTCGGCGGCCAGTGCCTGGGTCTCGGCCAGCAGCATCAGGGAGCGGCCGTGGCCCCGGCCGCGGAAGCGCGCGTCGGCCTCGACGTCGTAGACGAAGGCCCGTTCCTCGGTGACCGCCACCCACA of the Streptomyces sp. NBC_01788 genome contains:
- a CDS encoding DsbA family protein, which encodes MSDSSSAHAPVPVLDVWCELQCPDCRTALDDLRALRARYGDRLELRLRHFPLEKHPHSFAAAQAAEEAAEQGQGWPYVEAVLGRVERLAREGEPVLIEVARELGLDAEEFDTALIDGRHILIVDADHAEGKAIGVTGTPTYVVGGELLDGGKSQEGLRERIEEIVDRLLAEAGQGS